A part of Timaviella obliquedivisa GSE-PSE-MK23-08B genomic DNA contains:
- a CDS encoding response regulator — MQVLLVEDDHLLAVGTARLLERLGGHQVTITCDPAEIFRRCEAETVDLVIMDINLPGVSWKGQKVDGAMLSCHLKAWCHELPIIVVTAYCLPTEQKTLLIQSKADYCYLKPITDYEAFLEIMSQLKQRRN, encoded by the coding sequence TTGCAAGTCTTGTTGGTTGAAGATGATCATCTGCTGGCAGTCGGAACGGCTAGACTGCTGGAACGCCTGGGCGGGCATCAAGTAACGATTACCTGCGACCCTGCCGAAATTTTTCGTCGTTGCGAAGCCGAAACTGTAGACCTGGTGATTATGGATATCAACTTGCCTGGAGTTTCATGGAAAGGGCAAAAAGTTGATGGTGCTATGCTCTCATGCCATCTAAAGGCTTGGTGTCACGAACTCCCCATCATTGTGGTTACTGCTTACTGTCTGCCTACTGAGCAGAAGACACTGTTGATCCAATCTAAAGCCGACTATTGCTATCTCAAGCCTATTACAGACTATGAGGCTTTTTTAGAGATCATGTCCCAGCTTAAGCAGAGGAGAAATTGA
- a CDS encoding Crp/Fnr family transcriptional regulator, translating into MTRYWLELLDWAQEHYRYRTFRKDEKIPARTGLLYLVHQGFVRLVGEAQVSSSGSAPRRSRLNSEEAFLGFIGSTQPFEVIAQYPFNIQSFAHVDNTAVIWLYWEDLENRSEIREEVMAAFRYQHQRKLLWLSTLGQRRTSDRLLGFLTLLIEESGQPCEGGYYLPFTLTHAQIGSAIGSTRVTVTRLIGKLRRQGLVRTYGENLISLPSQLLQQAQS; encoded by the coding sequence ATGACAAGATACTGGCTCGAGTTATTAGACTGGGCACAGGAGCACTACCGCTACCGCACCTTTAGAAAAGATGAAAAGATTCCGGCAAGAACGGGGCTACTTTATCTTGTTCATCAGGGCTTTGTCAGGCTAGTTGGGGAAGCCCAAGTTAGTTCTAGTGGAAGTGCGCCTCGCCGCTCTCGGCTTAATTCAGAAGAAGCTTTTTTGGGATTCATTGGTTCTACTCAGCCCTTTGAAGTTATCGCCCAATACCCTTTCAATATTCAGAGTTTCGCGCACGTAGATAATACTGCGGTGATTTGGTTGTACTGGGAAGATTTAGAAAATCGGTCAGAAATTCGTGAAGAGGTGATGGCGGCATTCCGCTATCAGCATCAACGCAAGCTCTTATGGCTCAGTACTCTAGGGCAGCGTCGAACCAGCGATCGCCTCTTAGGATTTTTGACTCTGCTCATTGAAGAATCTGGTCAACCTTGTGAAGGAGGCTACTATCTTCCGTTCACCTTGACCCATGCCCAAATCGGCAGTGCGATCGGCTCAACCCGAGTCACCGTCACTCGGCTAATTGGCAAACTGCGACGGCAAGGACTGGTCAGAACCTATGGTGAGAATCTAATTTCCTTACCCTCTCAGCTTCTCCAGCAGGCACAATCTTAG
- a CDS encoding site-2 protease family protein, producing MNGNLRVGNLFGIPFYINLSWFLVLGLVTWDYGNELGFSFPQLGGSAWILGLAAALMLFASVLAHELGHSFVAIRQGIPVNSITLFIFGGLASLGEESKTPGDAFWVAIAGPLVSLILFGILTLVSLFGGITGAPAAIVSLVASINLALALFNLLPGLPLDGGNALKAIVWKVTGKPYKGLAFASKAGQFLGWIGIGLGSLSLLGISNIGSFWTLIVGWFLLQNAGRSAQAASVQEQLSGLTAVDAITPNSPVVSADLSLREFANGHVIGNPMNWKKYLVTDADGKLLGEIAVDAMNAIPTNDWWNVQVKTLIQPTEQLVTVAADLPLLEVVTLLEEQHVPNLAVLKDNVLMGLLEKDSIIKLLQKRFEEKAEA from the coding sequence ATGAATGGTAATTTGCGAGTCGGCAACTTATTTGGGATTCCTTTTTATATCAATCTGTCCTGGTTCTTGGTGCTGGGGTTGGTAACTTGGGACTATGGCAACGAGTTGGGGTTTTCGTTCCCTCAGTTGGGTGGCTCGGCATGGATTTTGGGTTTGGCGGCGGCTTTAATGCTGTTTGCCTCGGTGTTAGCCCATGAGTTAGGGCATAGCTTTGTGGCAATTCGGCAAGGTATTCCAGTAAACTCTATTACGCTATTTATTTTTGGTGGATTGGCAAGTTTGGGGGAGGAGTCTAAAACGCCGGGTGATGCGTTTTGGGTGGCGATCGCCGGTCCTTTGGTCAGCCTTATCCTTTTTGGTATCCTCACTTTGGTCAGTCTTTTTGGAGGAATTACAGGCGCACCTGCGGCAATTGTAAGCCTCGTGGCTTCGATTAACTTAGCGTTGGCATTGTTTAATTTGCTGCCGGGGTTGCCGTTGGATGGGGGCAATGCGTTAAAGGCGATCGTTTGGAAGGTTACGGGCAAACCTTATAAGGGTCTTGCTTTTGCTAGCAAGGCGGGGCAATTTTTAGGCTGGATTGGAATTGGTCTAGGCTCTTTGTCTTTGCTGGGCATAAGCAACATAGGCAGCTTTTGGACACTGATTGTAGGTTGGTTTTTGCTGCAAAATGCGGGTCGCTCTGCTCAAGCTGCTAGTGTCCAAGAGCAGTTGAGTGGATTGACCGCTGTTGATGCCATAACGCCTAATAGCCCAGTGGTGTCTGCCGATCTGTCGCTACGTGAGTTTGCCAATGGTCATGTAATCGGGAATCCTATGAACTGGAAAAAATACCTGGTGACTGATGCTGATGGAAAGTTGCTAGGAGAGATCGCTGTAGATGCCATGAATGCGATCCCAACAAACGATTGGTGGAACGTCCAGGTTAAAACGTTAATTCAACCAACTGAACAACTGGTGACTGTTGCCGCAGACTTACCGTTACTAGAAGTGGTGACGTTACTAGAAGAACAGCATGTGCCAAATCTGGCGGTACTGAAAGATAACGTTTTGATGGGTTTACTGGAAAAAGACTCGATTATCAAGCTCTTGCAGAAACGCTTTGAGGAAAAAGCAGAGGCATAG
- a CDS encoding NYN domain-containing protein, producing the protein MSILRVIQPSIAPDDWNVGQSQRQAIAILLLDLENIKLDLNEERFLQTCCKHPLQIKIAFANWRTISCQQDAELNDRGYQMIHVPAGKNSADMKMTAIGSSLFVPYPNVKEVLVCSSDSDLAHLCNTLRMHGLSAYTVRRQPESLHVTNLSTGQTFNHQP; encoded by the coding sequence GTGTCGATTCTAAGAGTCATTCAACCTTCGATCGCCCCAGATGATTGGAATGTAGGACAAAGCCAGAGACAGGCGATCGCGATTCTACTGCTCGATCTCGAAAATATTAAGTTAGATCTAAATGAAGAAAGATTTCTTCAAACCTGCTGCAAGCATCCCCTCCAGATCAAAATTGCTTTTGCCAATTGGCGAACCATCAGCTGCCAACAAGATGCAGAATTGAACGATCGCGGGTATCAGATGATTCATGTACCTGCCGGAAAAAATAGTGCAGACATGAAAATGACGGCGATCGGCTCCTCGCTATTTGTCCCTTATCCCAACGTGAAAGAAGTACTGGTTTGTTCCTCAGATAGCGATCTTGCTCATCTCTGCAATACGCTTCGGATGCACGGATTAAGCGCTTATACAGTCCGTAGGCAACCAGAATCTCTGCATGTCACTAATCTTTCAACGGGTCAAACTTTTAATCACCAGCCCTAG
- the rlmN gene encoding 23S rRNA (adenine(2503)-C(2))-methyltransferase RlmN, with translation MSAAISLEQIQAIADSSVTLPQAPLLGMSTAELSNWVQQHGQPAYRGKQLHQWLYQQGGRSLADISVFPKQWRADLADVNVGRSTLHYRSEAPDGTVKFLLKLADGQIIETVGIPTEKRLTVCVSSQVGCPMACDFCATGKGGFTRNLAQHEIIDQVLTVQEDFGQRVSNIVFMGMGEPLLNSESVLAAVRSLNTDVGIGQRLMTISTVGIPGRIQRLAQHQLQVTLAISLHASNQLLRERLIPSARQYPLTALLAECREYVQITGRRVTFEYVLLADINDRPEHALELAEHLQGFQSHVNLIPYNPISEVDYQCPSDRRIRAFVEGLKSRHIAVSVRQARGLAADAACGQLRASRES, from the coding sequence ATGTCTGCCGCTATTTCTCTCGAACAAATCCAGGCGATCGCTGATAGCTCTGTAACTTTGCCCCAAGCTCCCTTGCTAGGGATGTCTACGGCTGAACTTAGCAATTGGGTACAACAACATGGACAGCCAGCCTACCGAGGCAAGCAACTGCATCAATGGCTGTATCAGCAGGGTGGGCGATCGCTGGCTGATATTTCTGTATTTCCTAAGCAGTGGCGGGCAGATTTAGCCGACGTGAATGTGGGGCGATCGACCCTGCACTACCGCTCTGAGGCACCGGACGGCACCGTAAAGTTTCTGCTGAAATTGGCAGATGGTCAAATTATTGAGACAGTGGGCATTCCTACCGAAAAACGTCTGACGGTGTGTGTCTCATCGCAAGTGGGTTGTCCGATGGCTTGCGATTTTTGCGCCACGGGTAAGGGTGGCTTTACCCGCAATTTGGCGCAACACGAAATCATCGATCAAGTGCTGACCGTGCAAGAAGACTTCGGGCAGCGAGTCAGCAATATTGTGTTTATGGGCATGGGCGAACCATTATTAAATAGCGAGAGCGTCCTTGCCGCCGTGCGATCGCTCAACACCGATGTCGGGATTGGACAGCGCCTCATGACGATCTCTACAGTAGGTATTCCAGGACGCATCCAGCGATTGGCACAGCATCAGCTTCAAGTTACCCTAGCTATTAGCCTGCACGCCTCCAACCAACTTCTCCGCGAACGGTTGATCCCCAGCGCTCGGCAGTATCCATTGACAGCGTTGCTGGCAGAATGCCGTGAGTATGTACAAATTACAGGGCGGCGCGTCACCTTTGAATATGTTTTGTTGGCAGATATTAACGATCGCCCGGAACACGCCCTTGAACTCGCCGAACACCTGCAAGGCTTTCAAAGCCATGTCAATTTGATTCCCTATAACCCCATTTCTGAAGTTGATTATCAATGTCCGAGCGATCGTCGGATTCGGGCGTTTGTCGAGGGGTTAAAGAGTCGCCATATCGCTGTCAGCGTTCGGCAAGCACGGGGATTAGCAGCAGATGCAGCTTGTGGCCAGCTTCGGGCATCGAGAGAATCTTAA
- the ribA gene encoding bifunctional 3,4-dihydroxy-2-butanone-4-phosphate synthase RibB/GTP cyclohydrolase II RibA produces MTNPVESSLPFEFDSIESALTDLKAGRALVVVDDENRENEGDVICAAQFATPDMINFMAVEARGLICLAMTGDRLDELDLPLMVNSRAFEDSNEETAFTVSIDGALHLGVSTGISADDRSRTIQLTLNPNTKPSDLRRPGHIFPLRAKEGGVLKRAGHTEAGVDLARLAGLYPAGVICEIQNPDGSMARLPELMVYAKTHNLKIINIADLIRYRLQHERFVQREAVANLPSMFGHFQVYAYRNLLDNSEHIAIVKGDPTTFNNQSIMVRMHSECLTGDALGSLRCDCRGQLQSALKMIENAGQGVVVYLRQEGRGIGLVNKLKAYSLQDLGLDTVEANERLGFPADQRNYGMGAQILIDLGVRQFCLITNNPRKIAGLKGYGLDLVDRVPLLIEATEYNAEYLTTKAEKLGHLLLSTYLVTIAIQWQDDPLSVTDRYERLEKIRHLGKAQGFWLQEEARSLAVALFGKSSLTFHLGFDSSQVVLPNWYRELENPQVMAIAQILDTLASWDSVAQIEFLISPGSDPLTNLQVQLDRQIFRLDPHPNFIRPSEVCTHLETQRIYVFSRHMLED; encoded by the coding sequence ATAACGAATCCCGTGGAATCCTCTCTCCCCTTTGAATTTGACTCTATTGAATCCGCACTGACAGACCTCAAAGCAGGGCGTGCCCTGGTTGTAGTGGATGATGAAAACCGCGAAAACGAAGGCGATGTAATTTGTGCAGCACAGTTTGCCACGCCAGACATGATTAACTTTATGGCAGTCGAAGCCAGAGGATTAATTTGCTTAGCCATGACAGGCGATCGTCTCGACGAGTTAGACCTGCCCCTCATGGTCAACAGCCGCGCCTTTGAAGATAGCAACGAAGAAACCGCCTTTACCGTCAGCATTGATGGCGCACTTCACCTGGGCGTTTCGACAGGCATCTCTGCCGACGATCGCTCCCGCACCATTCAACTCACCCTCAATCCCAATACCAAGCCCAGCGATTTACGTCGTCCAGGGCATATTTTTCCCCTCAGAGCCAAAGAGGGCGGCGTTCTAAAACGAGCCGGACACACAGAAGCAGGCGTTGATCTAGCGCGGCTAGCAGGGCTATATCCAGCAGGGGTCATTTGCGAAATCCAAAACCCCGATGGCTCTATGGCACGACTACCAGAATTGATGGTGTATGCCAAAACTCACAACCTCAAAATCATTAATATTGCCGACCTAATTCGCTATCGGCTCCAGCACGAGCGCTTTGTGCAGCGCGAAGCCGTGGCAAATCTGCCTTCTATGTTTGGGCACTTCCAGGTTTACGCCTACCGCAATTTGCTAGACAATTCTGAACATATCGCCATTGTTAAAGGCGACCCTACAACGTTTAACAACCAAAGTATTATGGTGCGAATGCACTCAGAGTGCCTGACCGGAGACGCGCTGGGTTCTCTGCGCTGTGATTGTCGAGGGCAGCTTCAGTCGGCTCTGAAAATGATTGAGAACGCGGGGCAGGGAGTCGTAGTTTATTTGCGGCAAGAGGGGCGTGGAATTGGCTTAGTTAACAAGCTCAAGGCATATTCGCTGCAAGATTTGGGGCTAGATACAGTCGAAGCGAACGAACGCCTCGGATTTCCGGCTGACCAACGCAACTATGGTATGGGCGCGCAGATTTTAATTGACCTGGGTGTGCGACAGTTTTGTCTGATCACTAATAATCCTCGCAAGATTGCAGGCTTAAAGGGCTATGGGCTAGACCTGGTCGATCGCGTCCCCTTGCTCATTGAAGCCACGGAATACAACGCCGAATATCTAACGACAAAAGCAGAAAAACTAGGTCATTTATTGCTCAGCACTTATCTGGTAACGATTGCCATTCAGTGGCAAGACGACCCGTTATCAGTGACCGATCGCTATGAGCGCTTAGAAAAGATTCGGCACTTGGGTAAGGCGCAGGGGTTCTGGTTGCAAGAGGAAGCGCGATCGCTTGCCGTTGCCCTGTTCGGCAAATCCTCTCTGACTTTTCATCTAGGGTTCGACTCATCCCAAGTCGTCTTGCCAAACTGGTATCGAGAGTTAGAGAATCCTCAGGTGATGGCGATCGCCCAAATTCTCGACACCCTAGCTTCATGGGATTCGGTGGCTCAAATCGAGTTTTTAATTTCCCCCGGTAGCGACCCTCTGACCAATTTACAGGTACAGCTCGATCGCCAGATTTTCCGGCTTGATCCCCATCCCAACTTCATCCGCCCTTCAGAAGTTTGTACTCACCTAGAAACCCAGCGCATCTACGTATTTTCTAGACATATGCTAGAAGATTAA
- a CDS encoding response regulator, protein MYKLAILDDDPHWCLTVKRFLRQDFSVVVYQSIATFLWQAEMLDQYDALLIDLSLPTARHETYADGMEVVARLRKILPQPPLIVLVTAYMSANELAVSGKEICPDADSYFAKDAGLEVLAHQLKHLLTAK, encoded by the coding sequence ATGTACAAGCTAGCTATCTTAGACGATGACCCGCACTGGTGTTTGACGGTAAAGCGCTTTCTCCGACAGGATTTTTCGGTGGTCGTTTATCAATCGATCGCCACATTCCTGTGGCAAGCCGAGATGCTAGATCAATATGATGCTTTGCTAATTGACCTCTCTCTTCCAACAGCCCGCCATGAAACATACGCAGATGGCATGGAGGTTGTGGCTCGCCTGAGAAAAATCCTGCCACAACCCCCTCTCATTGTTCTAGTTACAGCCTATATGAGTGCTAACGAGTTAGCCGTCAGCGGCAAGGAAATTTGCCCGGATGCAGATAGCTATTTTGCCAAAGATGCCGGACTAGAAGTTTTGGCTCACCAATTGAAGCATCTTCTAACTGCAAAATAA
- the larE gene encoding ATP-dependent sacrificial sulfur transferase LarE, whose amino-acid sequence MPTDKLDQLKALFADMDRALIAYSGGIDSTLVAKIAFDVLGDRALAITANSPSLLPDDLEDARIQAAEIGVIHEVVQTHEMDNPNYTSNPVNRCYFCKSELHDTLKPLALERGYPYVVDGVNADDLSDYRPGIQAAKERGARSPLAEVGVSKLEVRQISKLMGLPWWDKPAQPCLSSRFPYGEEITVAKLQRVGQAERYLRSFGLGNLRVRSTGETARIELPAEQIKEFVLTTDLPTLVATLQSYGFMYVTLDLEGFRSGKLNQVLEGSVISR is encoded by the coding sequence ATGCCGACAGACAAACTTGATCAGCTAAAAGCCTTATTTGCAGACATGGATCGGGCGTTAATTGCCTATTCTGGAGGGATTGATAGCACCCTGGTGGCTAAGATTGCCTTTGATGTATTGGGCGATCGTGCGCTTGCCATCACCGCAAATTCTCCTTCCCTCCTGCCTGATGACTTGGAGGACGCACGGATTCAGGCAGCAGAAATTGGGGTTATTCATGAGGTCGTGCAAACCCATGAAATGGATAATCCTAACTACACGTCCAATCCGGTCAATCGCTGCTACTTCTGCAAAAGCGAACTACACGATACGTTAAAGCCGTTGGCACTAGAGCGGGGTTATCCCTATGTGGTGGATGGGGTGAACGCTGATGATTTGTCTGATTATCGCCCTGGGATTCAAGCTGCAAAGGAGCGGGGAGCGCGATCGCCCCTTGCCGAAGTTGGGGTTTCTAAGCTAGAAGTGCGCCAAATCTCTAAGCTGATGGGTTTACCGTGGTGGGACAAGCCTGCCCAACCCTGCCTCAGTTCGCGGTTTCCCTATGGCGAAGAAATTACGGTGGCAAAGCTTCAGCGGGTGGGGCAAGCCGAGCGTTATTTGCGATCGTTTGGATTGGGTAACTTAAGGGTGCGATCGACGGGTGAAACTGCCCGAATTGAGCTACCTGCTGAACAAATTAAAGAATTTGTTTTGACAACGGACTTGCCCACTCTGGTGGCGACTTTGCAATCCTATGGCTTTATGTACGTCACGCTGGATTTAGAAGGATTCCGCAGCGGTAAACTTAATCAGGTGCTTGAGGGCAGTGTAATTAGCCGATGA
- a CDS encoding GAF domain-containing protein, with protein sequence MANRIRQSLDLQEILDATVIELRAFLQTDRVKIYRFDSDGHGHVAAESSAKDRLPSLLGLHYPADDIPPQARALFVKARTRTIIDVSQQRIWLNSIPAPKSTSIQDLSVEAVLQNPLEETLSRPVDPCHVEYLTEMGVQSSLVVPILYQQDLWGLLISHHAEPREVAEEDLQVVQLLADQVSLAIAQASLLSQAQERSQREAIVNQIAALLHAARSPEQILQTVLEQAVKTSGSSGGRLYLTSPDGSLPTHLYTYGTQLSTTEDQTSELESHPLWQATKAREPALEELSPSETVSSDQPVRVVVNLQQEPQLHPLLEVFQSTEIRGLVIQPLSYGNEFLGCLTLFRDQIDTATLWLGYETTDDRQQRPRQSMGQWQALKRDQALPWSLEEMELIQSLNLHLSIAIMQNWLHQREQQQRLVLEMHNQQLTQAQAAAEEVNRLKTNFLAMTSHELRTPLASTLNYLKLLKDRLYEDETELRQYIEGAYQSTRNLVTIINDVLDIAKIESRHVILDLEVLHLPKLLQEQCFLVDAESRSTRTPLTLDCQVDTVFADRIKVHQVMTNLLSNAFKFTPRGEVIMRVREDSTGTMAEISVIDSGIGIDMTTAEHLFEPFIQADGSPQRDYKGAGLGLAICRKLVELMGGQIWLESLGVGQGTTVSFTLPLHPPT encoded by the coding sequence ATGGCGAACCGGATTCGGCAGTCTTTGGATCTGCAAGAAATTTTGGATGCCACGGTCATTGAGCTACGGGCTTTTTTACAAACCGATCGCGTTAAAATCTATCGTTTTGACTCAGATGGTCATGGTCATGTGGCGGCAGAATCGAGCGCCAAAGACCGCTTGCCTTCGCTGCTGGGGTTGCACTATCCAGCCGATGACATCCCACCTCAGGCAAGAGCCTTATTTGTCAAAGCTCGGACGCGCACCATCATTGATGTATCGCAGCAGCGCATCTGGCTCAACTCAATTCCTGCCCCGAAATCAACTTCTATTCAAGACTTGAGCGTTGAAGCGGTTCTGCAAAACCCCCTCGAAGAAACCCTCAGCCGCCCAGTTGATCCCTGTCATGTGGAATATTTGACCGAGATGGGTGTGCAGTCGTCGCTGGTCGTCCCCATTCTGTACCAGCAAGACCTTTGGGGGCTGCTAATTTCCCACCATGCCGAACCCAGAGAGGTTGCTGAAGAAGATCTACAGGTGGTGCAGTTGTTGGCAGATCAGGTTTCCCTGGCGATTGCCCAGGCGAGTTTACTCAGTCAAGCACAAGAACGCTCCCAACGAGAGGCGATCGTCAATCAGATTGCGGCTCTGCTCCATGCAGCGCGTAGCCCCGAACAGATTCTTCAAACTGTTCTAGAACAAGCCGTTAAGACTTCTGGAAGCTCTGGGGGCAGACTTTATCTCACTTCGCCTGATGGGTCACTGCCTACGCATCTCTACACCTACGGCACCCAGCTCTCTACTACTGAGGATCAAACTTCAGAACTAGAGTCTCATCCGCTTTGGCAAGCCACCAAGGCTAGAGAGCCAGCTTTGGAGGAGTTAAGCCCTAGTGAAACCGTCTCCTCAGATCAGCCAGTGCGTGTAGTCGTCAATCTTCAGCAAGAGCCACAACTTCACCCGCTGTTGGAAGTCTTCCAAAGCACTGAAATTAGGGGATTGGTCATTCAACCCTTGTCCTATGGTAATGAGTTCTTGGGCTGCCTCACTTTGTTTCGAGATCAGATTGACACAGCTACCCTCTGGCTGGGCTATGAAACAACGGACGATCGCCAGCAGCGCCCCCGGCAGTCAATGGGGCAATGGCAAGCTCTGAAACGAGATCAGGCGTTGCCCTGGAGCCTGGAAGAAATGGAACTCATTCAGTCGCTTAACCTGCACCTGTCGATCGCCATCATGCAAAACTGGCTGCACCAACGAGAACAGCAGCAGCGCCTGGTGCTAGAAATGCACAACCAGCAGTTGACCCAAGCTCAAGCCGCCGCCGAAGAAGTTAACCGCCTGAAAACTAACTTTTTGGCAATGACCAGCCACGAACTACGAACGCCCTTAGCCTCAACGCTAAACTATCTGAAGCTGCTCAAAGATCGGCTCTACGAAGACGAAACAGAGTTGCGCCAATACATTGAAGGAGCCTATCAATCTACCCGTAATCTAGTCACCATCATTAACGATGTGCTCGACATTGCCAAAATTGAATCTCGCCACGTCATTCTGGATCTAGAAGTCTTGCACCTGCCTAAGCTCCTACAAGAACAGTGCTTTTTAGTCGATGCCGAAAGTCGTTCAACGCGAACGCCCCTTACCCTCGACTGCCAGGTTGACACTGTATTTGCCGACAGAATCAAAGTCCATCAGGTCATGACCAATCTGCTTAGCAACGCCTTCAAATTCACTCCACGGGGAGAAGTGATTATGCGAGTGAGGGAGGACAGTACGGGCACCATGGCAGAAATCTCGGTGATTGATTCTGGCATTGGCATTGACATGACGACTGCCGAACATCTGTTTGAACCGTTCATTCAGGCAGATGGATCTCCCCAACGCGATTACAAAGGAGCAGGACTGGGGCTAGCGATTTGCCGTAAGCTAGTAGAACTTATGGGCGGGCAAATTTGGCTCGAAAGTTTGGGCGTTGGACAAGGAACCACGGTTTCGTTTACCCTGCCGCTTCATCCACCTACCTAA
- the argC gene encoding N-acetyl-gamma-glutamyl-phosphate reductase yields MGDSARVPVGIVGASGYGGVQLVRLLLDHPEVEIVYLGGESSAGKPFTDIYPHLAQQTKLTVETIDLEKIGDRCQAVFLSLPNGLACDMAPTLLKKGCKVLDLSADYRFENLSTYESWYSKTRSDREVAETAVYGLPELYRSRIAEAQLIGCPGCYPTASLLALSPLLKQGLILSESAIIDAKSGASGGGRQAKTNLLLAEADQSLGAYNVARHRHTPEIEQVCSDLAGHEVQVQFTPHMIPMVRGILATVYANLRDPGLVRDDLLTIYQAFYRNSPWVKLLPSGTFPQTKWACGTNNCYIGIEVDPRTARVIVISAIDNLLKGQAGQAVQCLNIMMGWDETLGLPKMGFYP; encoded by the coding sequence ATGGGTGATTCGGCGCGCGTGCCAGTCGGAATTGTAGGAGCATCGGGTTACGGCGGTGTGCAACTGGTGCGGTTGTTGTTAGATCATCCGGAGGTAGAGATTGTTTATTTGGGAGGCGAATCGAGCGCGGGCAAGCCATTTACAGACATTTATCCCCACTTGGCGCAGCAGACAAAGCTAACAGTTGAGACGATCGACCTGGAGAAAATTGGCGATCGTTGTCAAGCAGTTTTCCTCTCTTTGCCCAACGGACTCGCCTGCGATATGGCTCCAACTTTGCTCAAAAAAGGCTGCAAAGTGCTGGATCTATCCGCCGATTATCGCTTTGAAAATCTCTCGACGTATGAAAGCTGGTACAGCAAAACCCGCAGCGATCGAGAAGTGGCAGAAACAGCGGTTTATGGATTGCCCGAACTCTATCGCAGCCGCATTGCCGAGGCGCAACTCATTGGTTGTCCGGGCTGCTACCCAACTGCTAGCCTGTTGGCGCTGTCGCCTTTGTTGAAGCAAGGTTTAATTCTTTCAGAGTCGGCGATTATTGATGCTAAATCAGGAGCATCGGGCGGCGGACGGCAGGCGAAAACTAACTTGCTGTTGGCAGAGGCGGATCAGTCTTTGGGGGCTTACAACGTAGCGCGCCATCGTCATACTCCCGAAATTGAGCAGGTTTGTAGCGACTTAGCAGGACATGAAGTTCAGGTGCAGTTCACGCCCCATATGATTCCGATGGTGCGGGGTATTTTAGCGACTGTCTACGCTAATCTGCGCGATCCGGGCTTGGTACGGGATGATTTGCTAACGATTTATCAGGCGTTTTACCGAAATTCGCCTTGGGTGAAGCTGTTGCCTAGTGGCACTTTTCCACAGACTAAATGGGCTTGTGGGACTAATAATTGCTACATCGGTATTGAGGTTGATCCTCGGACTGCCAGAGTCATTGTCATCTCGGCGATCGACAATTTGCTGAAGGGACAGGCAGGACAGGCGGTGCAGTGTTTGAACATCATGATGGGCTGGGATGAAACGCTAGGATTGCCGAAGATGGGCTTTTATCCTTAG